From one Triticum urartu cultivar G1812 chromosome 3, Tu2.1, whole genome shotgun sequence genomic stretch:
- the LOC125548072 gene encoding protein THYLAKOID ASSEMBLY 8, chloroplastic-like → MVSLLFLPRTTPTASPRAAARPRAGAITCGPRDNRGPLQRGRSLSTEAIHAVQSLKRLTAADRSPSAARGAASASLGRLLRADLLAAMAELQRQGHWSLALAALHVARAEPWYRPDPELYATFVSSSPPSEAAAGAVDALVEAFLEEKEEGRGGRLSESEGPWVGADVYKLTRLVRALVAKGRARAAWRVYEAAVRREGCEVDEYMYRVMARGMKRLGLEAEAAEVQADFAEWEVRVSPPARHLLDEMRARENSNKTATTA, encoded by the coding sequence ATGGTGTCTCTCCTCTTCCTGCCGCGCACGACGCCCACGGCGTCCCCGCGCGCCGCGGCCAGGCCCAGGGCCGGGGCCATCACCTGCGGCCCGCGCGACAACCGCGGCCCACTCCAGCGCGGCCGCTCCCTCTCCACGGAGGCCATCCACGCCGTGCAGTCCCTCAAGCGCCTCACCGCCGCCGACCGCTCCCCGTCGGCCGCCCGCGGCGCGGCCTCCGCGTCCCTCGGCCGCCTCCTCCGGGCCGACCTCCTCGCCGCCATGGCCGAGCTCCAGCGGCAGGGCCACTggtccctcgccctcgccgcgCTCCATGTGGCGCGCGCCGAGCCCTGGTACCGGCCCGACCCGGAGCTCTACGCCACGTTCGTCTCCTCCTCGCCGCCCTCCGAGGCCGCCGCCGGCGCCGTGGACGCGCTCGTGGAGGCGTTCCtcgaggagaaggaggaggggcgCGGCGGGCGGCTCTCGGAGTCGGAGGGGCCGTGGGTGGGGGCGGACGTGTACAAGCTCACCAGGCTGGTGCGCGCGCTGGTGGCCAAGGGCAGGGCGCGCGCGGCGTGGAGGGTGTACGAGGCGGCGGTGAGGAGGGAAGGCTGCGAGGTGGACGAGTACATGTACCGGGTGATGGCGCGGGGGATGAAGCGGCTGGGGCTCGAGGCCGAGGCGGCGGAGGTGCAGGCCGACTTTGCGGAGTGGGAGGTCAGGGTCTCGCCGCCGGCGAGGCACCTGCTCGACGAAATGCGCGCGAGGGAGAACAGCAACAAGACGGCGACGACGGCTTAG